One segment of Solanum lycopersicum chromosome 1, SLM_r2.1 DNA contains the following:
- the LOC104648077 gene encoding probable galacturonosyltransferase-like 4: protein MAFWNKNVPNSSSSSSSKCFPILGLLSLILLHPTTTTTTTSFANAIRVVAIQKPTYNDIPSFREAPAFRNGNSCSSRNIDKIQIVMPVDANYIRGTMAAVLSILQHSTCPENTSFHFLSIHLEAEIISLINSTFPYLSYKIYHFHPNRVRGKISKSIRQALDQPLNYARIYLSDILPKDVHRVIYLDSDIIVVDDIAKLWGVDLGDKVLAAPEYCHANFTNYFTDTFWSDVNLAKTFEGRHPCYFNTGVMVMDLDEWRKGGYAQKIEEWMLIQKQRRIYQLGSLPPVLLVFAGNIKAVDHRWNQHGLGGDNLEGKCRGLHPGPISLLHWSGKGKPWLRLDARKPCTIDYLWAPYDLYRSSRIALEE, encoded by the coding sequence ATGGCCTTTTGGAACAAAAATGTCCCtaattcttcttcatcatcatcttctAAATGTTTTCCAATTCTAGGCCTACTTTCCCTCATCCTCTTGCATCCTACTACCACCACCACAACTACCTCTTTTGCTAACGCCATTCGCGTTGTTGCCATCCAAAAACCTACCTACAATGACATCCCTTCCTTCCGGGAGGCACCTGCTTTTCGCAATGGCAACTCATGTAGCTCGCGTAACATAGATAAGATTCAAATAGTAATGCCTGTTGATGCCAACTATATTAGGGGCACCATGGCTGCAGTGTTGTCTATTTTGCAACATTCAACGTGTCCAGAAAACACTtcctttcattttctttctatCCATCTTGAAGCTGAGATCATTTCCCTAATCAACTCTACtttcccttaccttagctacAAAATCTATCATTTTCATCCTAATCGCGTAAGGGGAAAGATATCCAAGTCTATTAGACAAgccttggatcaacctctaaACTATGCAAGAATTTACCTCTCGGATATCCTCCCTAAGGACGTGCACCGTGTTATCTATCTAGACTCGGATATCATTGTTGTAGATGATATTGCCAAGTTATGGGGGGTGGATTTGGGAGATAAAGTCCTGGCAGCACCTGAGTATTGCCATGCAAACTTCACGAACTATTTTACAGACACATTTTGGTCGGATGTGAATTTGGCAAAAACATTTGAAGGAAGACACCCATGTTACTTCAACACAGGTGTAATGGTGATGGATCTTGATGAATGGAGAAAAGGAGGGTATGcccaaaaaattgaagaatggATGTTAATACAAAAGCAAAGAAGAATTTACCAGTTGGGGTCGTTGCCTCCGGTTTTGCTTGTGTTTGCTGGAAACATCAAGGCAGTTGATCATAGATGGAATCAACATGGTTTAGGTGGTGACAACCTTGAAGGTAAATGTAGGGGACTTCACCCTGGACCCATAAGCCTATTGCATTGGAGTGGCAAGGGTAAGCCATGGTTGAGGTTGGATGCCAGAAAGCCCTGTACCATTGATTACCTGTGGGCTCCATATGATCTGTATCGTTCATCCAGAATTGCGTTAGAAGAGTGA